One window from the genome of Aminivibrio pyruvatiphilus encodes:
- a CDS encoding response regulator transcription factor — protein sequence MPIRVVLADDHPLTRAGISAYLAQESSVELVGEAEDGHEAWRLIDELRPDVALLDIRMPGEDGVAVARKVKESSLPVSVVMLTSYDAQQYVLASLRAGARGFILKTATPEEISRAISTVAKGGFYLDSEVASAVGEREFAPEALSAREREVLILASKGLSSKEVAARLFISERTVQTHLASIYDKLGAKNKTEALLLALKYGVVTLEELLE from the coding sequence ATGCCCATACGTGTTGTACTTGCCGATGACCACCCTTTGACGAGGGCGGGGATTTCCGCCTACCTGGCCCAGGAGAGTTCAGTCGAACTGGTCGGAGAGGCGGAAGACGGGCACGAGGCATGGAGACTGATCGACGAGCTTCGGCCTGACGTGGCCCTTCTTGATATCCGCATGCCCGGTGAAGACGGTGTCGCCGTGGCCAGGAAGGTGAAAGAGTCGTCCCTTCCGGTTTCTGTGGTCATGCTCACTTCCTACGACGCCCAGCAGTATGTTCTGGCATCGCTCAGGGCCGGAGCACGGGGATTCATTCTCAAGACCGCCACGCCCGAAGAAATTTCCAGGGCCATTTCCACCGTTGCCAAGGGAGGCTTCTACCTTGACTCGGAAGTGGCCTCCGCTGTCGGTGAAAGAGAGTTCGCCCCAGAAGCCCTTTCGGCCAGGGAAAGAGAAGTCCTCATACTCGCCTCGAAGGGGCTGTCGAGCAAGGAGGTCGCTGCCCGGCTGTTTATCAGCGAGCGGACCGTACAAACCCACCTTGCCTCCATCTACGACAAACTGGGGGCGAAAAACAAGACTGAAGCCCTTCTCCTGGCGCTGAAGTACGGCGTCGTAACCCTCGAGGAATTGCTTGAATGA
- a CDS encoding tetratricopeptide repeat protein, which yields MRKRDAAAWCFLFFLLASGLFGGRAASGGLREALLKASEAPEDAVAQAELAKAYNLNREPGKAFSAARQALVLMPGFPPAVLELAHASRVMGDHGQAVRLYEMYLAVEPRSLEALAGNSESLARLERWDESFASAMAAIREAPKTAEGYGALGRAYRISGRFEEAVEVLRQGLVFRSDSVAILYDLGLCFIELGDRTSALAQYEKLLELDRDTASLLFRKIYP from the coding sequence GGTGTTTTCTTTTTTTCCTGTTGGCCTCCGGATTGTTCGGCGGCAGGGCTGCCTCGGGAGGGCTCAGGGAAGCCCTGCTGAAGGCATCGGAAGCTCCTGAGGATGCCGTTGCCCAGGCCGAACTCGCCAAGGCTTACAACCTCAACAGGGAGCCGGGCAAAGCTTTCTCCGCGGCGCGGCAGGCCCTGGTCCTGATGCCCGGATTTCCTCCCGCAGTCCTTGAGCTTGCCCATGCCTCCCGTGTGATGGGAGACCACGGGCAAGCGGTCAGGCTGTACGAAATGTATCTTGCCGTCGAACCCCGGTCACTTGAAGCGCTCGCAGGTAACAGCGAAAGTCTTGCCCGGCTCGAGCGGTGGGATGAGTCCTTCGCTTCTGCCATGGCGGCTATCCGGGAGGCTCCAAAAACTGCGGAAGGATACGGTGCCCTGGGAAGGGCATACAGAATTTCCGGCCGTTTCGAGGAGGCCGTGGAGGTTCTCAGGCAGGGGCTTGTTTTCAGGAGTGATTCAGTGGCCATACTGTACGACCTCGGACTCTGTTTCATCGAGCTGGGAGACCGCACCTCGGCCCTGGCCCAATACGAAAAACTCCTTGAACTGGACCGGGATACGGCATCCCTTCTCTTCAGGAAGATCTACCCCTGA
- a CDS encoding deoxycytidylate deaminase, whose protein sequence is MTIQRPEWDLYFMMIAGVAASRSTCLRRRVGAVIVRDNHIISTGYNGAPKGLPHCGEVGCLRTILGIPSGERHEICRGSHAEMNAIAQAASVGTSTAGAAIYCTHEPCSFCTKAILNAGIRRVVYVHPYPDELARTMRADAAVTVDRLPENVFSMVSPLLEGLFQPALQ, encoded by the coding sequence ATGACTATTCAGCGGCCGGAATGGGATCTTTACTTCATGATGATAGCCGGGGTGGCGGCCTCGAGAAGCACGTGCCTGCGGAGGCGCGTGGGTGCCGTGATCGTGAGGGACAACCATATTATCAGCACGGGATACAACGGTGCCCCCAAGGGGTTGCCCCACTGCGGCGAAGTCGGCTGTCTCCGGACGATACTCGGAATACCGTCGGGGGAACGGCACGAAATCTGCCGGGGATCCCATGCCGAAATGAACGCCATCGCCCAGGCCGCCTCCGTGGGAACGAGCACTGCTGGCGCGGCCATATACTGCACCCATGAACCCTGTTCCTTTTGCACGAAAGCGATACTCAACGCCGGAATCCGGAGGGTGGTGTACGTTCACCCCTACCCTGACGAACTGGCCAGGACCATGAGAGCGGATGCGGCAGTCACGGTGGACAGACTGCCGGAAAACGTTTTTTCCATGGTTTCCCCCCTGCTCGAGGGGCTGTTTCAACCGGCGTTACAATAA
- a CDS encoding HDIG domain-containing metalloprotein yields the protein MDISRNQALELLRKYNKEDSHIKHALAVEATMGFFASRMGGDVAQWKLAGLLHDIDWEITQENPEKHTHEGAGWLADAGYPEEISRAVLAHGWSICSDVRPESDMEKVLFTVDELTGLVITAALVRPSRSVMDLEVKSVKKKWKDKAFARGVDRDLIVKGAEMIPMPLDTVIEWVILALREVEAEIGLGSEA from the coding sequence ATGGACATTTCACGAAACCAGGCTCTTGAACTTCTGAGGAAATACAACAAGGAAGACAGCCATATCAAGCATGCCCTCGCAGTAGAAGCCACCATGGGTTTTTTTGCCTCCAGGATGGGAGGCGATGTTGCACAATGGAAACTTGCAGGGCTGCTTCACGATATTGACTGGGAAATCACCCAGGAGAACCCGGAGAAGCATACCCATGAAGGGGCCGGGTGGCTTGCCGATGCAGGTTACCCGGAGGAGATCTCCAGGGCCGTCCTCGCTCACGGGTGGAGCATCTGCTCCGACGTCAGGCCGGAAAGCGACATGGAAAAAGTGCTCTTCACAGTGGACGAGCTGACGGGACTTGTCATCACCGCGGCCCTGGTCCGGCCCAGCAGATCGGTCATGGACCTCGAAGTCAAATCGGTGAAGAAAAAATGGAAGGACAAGGCCTTTGCCAGGGGTGTGGACCGGGACCTCATCGTCAAGGGAGCGGAAATGATACCCATGCCCCTGGATACCGTCATCGAGTGGGTCATCCTGGCCCTCAGGGAGGTTGAGGCGGAAATCGGCCTCGGCAGCGAGGCCTAG
- a CDS encoding MFS transporter: MLFFRDADRKVLSWCSYDVGNSAFATTIMAAVYPVYFKEVAAFGLATNISTAYWAYASAVSLFLSAFFAPILGAAADVKGSKKRMLFLFTLLGVLSSGCMAFIGPGDWKLALFLMMGGTIGFSASMIFYDALLPSLVPAHRIDTVSSQGYALGYLGGGILLAANLLFIRFLPGTAGARLSFLSVALWWALFSVPVFLFVDEPPPSPEGKHLSGAALFLKGLERLRTTFREIRNYRNLFVFLLAFWLYNDGIGTIIRMAAIYGATLGIPMSHLVGALLVTQFVGIPFSLAFGVLASKIGSKRSILAGLCFYLCITFAGIFVREIWHFWALAIAVGMVQGGTQAISRSFFASMIPPGRTAEFFGFYDISSKFSGIFGPAVFGFITQVTGSSRLAIAVLSYTFILGIVILRKVRG; this comes from the coding sequence ATGCTTTTTTTCCGTGACGCTGACCGAAAAGTCCTCTCCTGGTGCTCCTACGACGTGGGCAACTCAGCCTTCGCAACCACCATTATGGCTGCAGTCTACCCGGTATATTTCAAGGAGGTGGCCGCCTTCGGGCTGGCCACGAACATTTCAACCGCCTACTGGGCATATGCTTCGGCCGTTTCCCTCTTTCTGAGCGCCTTTTTCGCCCCTATCCTCGGAGCGGCGGCCGACGTAAAGGGGTCGAAAAAGAGAATGCTCTTCCTCTTCACCCTGCTCGGCGTTCTCTCATCGGGATGCATGGCCTTCATCGGACCCGGAGACTGGAAGCTGGCCCTTTTTCTCATGATGGGCGGGACCATCGGTTTTTCAGCCTCCATGATATTCTATGATGCCCTTCTTCCTTCCCTCGTTCCAGCACACAGGATAGACACCGTTTCTTCCCAGGGGTACGCCCTCGGCTATCTCGGAGGCGGTATTCTCCTCGCGGCAAACCTTCTCTTTATCCGGTTTCTTCCGGGAACCGCAGGGGCACGGCTTTCCTTTCTCTCCGTCGCCCTGTGGTGGGCACTTTTTTCCGTCCCGGTCTTTCTTTTCGTGGACGAACCGCCTCCTTCTCCGGAAGGAAAGCATCTTTCGGGGGCGGCCCTTTTCCTGAAGGGACTGGAAAGACTGAGGACGACTTTCAGGGAAATCAGGAACTACAGGAACCTTTTTGTTTTCCTCCTGGCATTCTGGCTTTACAACGACGGCATAGGGACCATCATCCGAATGGCTGCAATCTACGGAGCCACCCTGGGTATTCCCATGTCCCACCTGGTGGGCGCGCTTCTGGTCACCCAGTTCGTGGGTATTCCCTTCTCCCTCGCCTTCGGCGTTCTGGCCTCGAAAATCGGCAGTAAAAGATCGATCCTCGCCGGGCTTTGCTTTTACCTCTGCATTACCTTCGCAGGCATTTTCGTCCGGGAAATATGGCATTTCTGGGCCCTTGCCATTGCGGTGGGAATGGTTCAGGGCGGCACCCAGGCAATCAGCCGGAGCTTTTTCGCTTCAATGATACCTCCGGGAAGAACAGCCGAGTTTTTTGGTTTCTACGACATTTCGAGCAAATTTTCCGGCATATTCGGACCGGCAGTATTTGGTTTCATCACCCAGGTAACGGGCTCCAGCAGACTGGCCATCGCCGTTCTTTCCTACACTTTTATTCTCGGCATCGTCATCCTCAGGAAAGTGAGGGGCTGA
- a CDS encoding polysaccharide deacetylase family protein — translation MAFLRSLALLLLYAVLIFAGPPRLEGATVLASGSSLVRTVAITFDDGPHDKLTPPLLDMLDTLGVKASFFLVGSMAEKNPRLVREIRSRGHTVANHSHTHRSCLSLSTEELEEELRKCSAVLEGITSVPVRFFRPPGGKYDRKTVERVRKNGMKLVLWDINSRDYTGVSPSFITNRTVRRAVPGSILLFHSGVKATIDALPEIIGRLRKNGFEFVTLDEMFSAYMANAPFLLTAEESTFIIM, via the coding sequence TTGGCATTCCTCCGCAGCCTGGCGCTGCTTCTTCTTTATGCGGTTCTGATTTTTGCCGGTCCGCCCCGGCTCGAAGGAGCGACAGTGCTCGCCTCCGGAAGCAGCCTTGTCAGGACCGTGGCCATAACCTTTGACGACGGCCCCCACGATAAGCTCACACCGCCGCTGCTGGACATGCTCGATACCCTCGGCGTGAAAGCAAGCTTTTTTCTTGTGGGCTCCATGGCGGAAAAAAATCCCCGGCTCGTTCGGGAAATCCGCTCAAGGGGACATACCGTGGCAAATCATTCCCATACCCACAGGAGCTGCCTTTCGCTTTCGACAGAAGAGCTCGAGGAGGAACTCCGGAAATGTTCGGCCGTTCTCGAAGGCATCACTTCAGTTCCGGTACGGTTTTTTCGTCCTCCGGGAGGAAAATATGACAGGAAGACGGTGGAAAGGGTCAGGAAGAACGGCATGAAACTGGTACTCTGGGACATTAACAGCCGCGACTACACCGGAGTCTCTCCTTCATTCATAACAAACAGGACGGTCCGGAGGGCGGTACCGGGGTCCATCCTGCTCTTTCACTCGGGAGTAAAGGCGACCATCGATGCTTTGCCCGAAATAATCGGCCGTCTCAGGAAGAATGGATTTGAATTCGTGACGCTGGACGAAATGTTTTCCGCCTACATGGCAAATGCACCATTTCTCCTGACTGCAGAGGAAAGCACGTTCATTATCATGTGA
- a CDS encoding asparaginase, whose translation MAEFLVISTGGTIASRPGTHGLTPSLPGEELLSGVRGLELFGRVTVLDLLSKDSSNMSPEDWKMMAACLRAEEREYDGFLILHGTDTMAYSASALSFFLPGFSKPVVITGSMLPMGDPDSDAESNILEGFTFLRALAEQGRKGISIAFHGHLIHGPRSQKILSHDSTAFSSINYHELGCILSGKAILGKEPFLAETYPVDVSSLSVENSIFLVTLFPGFRARYLEHLTDAEPRAIVLEALGLGGVPYLGENLLPPIARCREKNIPVIITTQCVYGGVDLSVYEVGRKTLELGAISGKDMTREAIIAKLMITLPAAGPDQLEALLHENFCDEITPGEAPAQG comes from the coding sequence GTGGCTGAGTTTCTGGTTATTTCAACGGGAGGCACAATCGCATCGCGACCGGGAACGCACGGGCTGACGCCATCTCTTCCGGGAGAGGAGCTTCTCTCGGGCGTCAGGGGCCTGGAGCTTTTCGGCCGCGTCACGGTTCTGGATTTACTCTCCAAGGACAGTTCAAACATGTCGCCGGAGGACTGGAAGATGATGGCGGCCTGTCTCAGGGCCGAGGAAAGAGAATATGACGGATTTCTCATTCTTCACGGCACGGACACCATGGCCTATTCCGCTTCGGCCCTCTCCTTCTTTCTGCCCGGCTTTTCAAAACCGGTCGTCATAACGGGATCCATGCTCCCCATGGGTGATCCTGATTCCGACGCTGAAAGCAATATCCTTGAGGGTTTCACCTTTCTCCGTGCCCTGGCGGAACAGGGGAGAAAAGGCATTTCCATTGCTTTCCACGGCCACCTCATCCACGGCCCCCGGTCGCAGAAGATCCTGAGCCATGACTCAACCGCTTTTTCAAGCATAAATTATCATGAATTGGGCTGCATTCTGTCGGGAAAGGCGATTCTGGGGAAAGAACCCTTCCTCGCGGAAACCTACCCCGTGGACGTTTCATCTCTCTCCGTGGAAAACTCCATTTTCCTCGTCACCCTGTTTCCCGGTTTCAGGGCGAGGTACCTGGAGCACCTGACGGACGCCGAACCGCGGGCCATCGTCCTGGAAGCCCTGGGTCTGGGAGGTGTCCCCTACCTGGGTGAAAATCTCCTCCCGCCCATTGCCAGGTGCAGGGAGAAAAACATTCCAGTGATCATTACAACCCAGTGTGTCTACGGAGGTGTGGACCTGAGCGTCTACGAGGTGGGAAGAAAAACACTGGAACTGGGCGCAATCTCGGGGAAAGACATGACCCGGGAGGCAATCATAGCGAAACTCATGATTACCCTCCCCGCGGCAGGGCCTGACCAGTTGGAAGCCCTCCTTCACGAAAACTTCTGCGACGAGATTACCCCCGGAGAAGCCCCGGCTCAGGGGTAG